A genomic stretch from Edaphobacter aggregans includes:
- a CDS encoding APC family permease — protein sequence MAQRVAKMGKMRLLPLVAATYFMVSGGPYGLEDIIGKAGYGRALLLLLLVPLFWSLPTALMVGELASSMPYEGGFYYWVRRAMGPFWGFQEAWLSLTASVFDMAIYPTTFVLYLTHIAPGLTAGHRGLLLKLGIVGISAVWNLRGAVAVGIGSQRMMIISLSPFVVLIGLAVWQGLRHGVAVAAGGAPAELDLGGAVMVAMWNYMGWDNASTIAQEVENPQRTYPRAMLSSAFVVMCVYMLPLGAVWLAGIPAERFSTGAWVDAGMILGGPLLALGVVLAGSLDGLGTFNALTLSLTRLPYAMAEDGLLPRVLAKRWTNGVPWVSVLACSVGWALALGFTFERLITIDLVLYGGSLVLEFVALVILRLREPNLHRPFRVPGGVWAAAAMGIGPSILIAFALWAARDERVAGLPALGFAAIIAAAGPLVYLAVRRTARSV from the coding sequence GTGGCGCAAAGAGTGGCAAAGATGGGAAAGATGCGGCTGTTGCCGCTGGTTGCTGCGACGTACTTCATGGTTTCGGGGGGGCCTTATGGCCTGGAAGACATCATCGGCAAGGCGGGGTATGGGCGGGCGCTGCTTCTTTTGCTGCTGGTTCCCCTGTTCTGGAGCTTGCCTACTGCGTTAATGGTGGGGGAACTGGCCTCGTCCATGCCTTATGAGGGGGGCTTTTACTACTGGGTTCGGCGGGCGATGGGGCCGTTCTGGGGGTTTCAGGAGGCGTGGCTCTCGTTGACGGCCAGTGTCTTCGACATGGCGATCTACCCTACGACTTTTGTGCTGTATCTGACACATATTGCGCCCGGGTTGACCGCTGGCCATCGTGGATTGCTGCTGAAGCTTGGGATTGTGGGGATCTCTGCCGTTTGGAATCTGCGGGGAGCGGTGGCTGTGGGGATAGGGTCGCAGCGGATGATGATCATCTCGCTCTCTCCCTTTGTGGTGCTGATCGGACTGGCGGTTTGGCAGGGGCTTCGGCATGGCGTTGCTGTGGCTGCAGGAGGGGCTCCTGCTGAGCTTGATCTTGGAGGGGCCGTGATGGTGGCAATGTGGAACTACATGGGTTGGGACAATGCTTCGACGATCGCGCAGGAGGTCGAGAATCCTCAGCGAACGTATCCACGGGCCATGCTGTCTTCGGCTTTTGTGGTGATGTGCGTCTATATGTTGCCGCTGGGAGCGGTGTGGCTGGCGGGTATTCCTGCGGAACGCTTCTCGACGGGAGCGTGGGTGGATGCGGGCATGATCCTGGGTGGGCCGCTGCTGGCGCTGGGGGTCGTGCTGGCTGGTTCGCTTGATGGGCTTGGGACCTTCAATGCGCTGACGCTCTCGTTGACCCGATTGCCTTATGCGATGGCTGAGGACGGCCTTCTTCCTCGCGTGCTGGCTAAACGCTGGACGAATGGGGTTCCGTGGGTCAGCGTTCTGGCGTGCAGCGTTGGCTGGGCGCTGGCTCTTGGGTTTACGTTCGAGCGGCTAATCACGATTGACCTCGTGCTGTACGGGGGATCGCTCGTGCTTGAATTTGTGGCTTTGGTGATTCTGCGTTTGCGGGAGCCGAATCTGCATCGTCCGTTCCGCGTTCCGGGCGGGGTATGGGCAGCGGCGGCTATGGGGATCGGGCCATCGATTTTGATTGCGTTTGCGCTGTGGGCTGCGCGTGATGAGCGAGTTGCGGGGCTGCCTGCGCTTGGGTTTGCGGCGATCATAGCCGCTGCCGGGCCATTGGTTTATCTGGCGGTGCGGAGGACCGCGCGTAGCGTTTAA
- a CDS encoding DinB family protein yields the protein MARVVVPVGLVSVSVLASLANAQISPNFPNPIAAPQPLTMTLSIFRSNMQDKIMKAADMMPESKYSYRPTKEVRSFGEIVTHVADISYYLCSNAKGEALTAPAAAKGSKAEIVAYLKGSFSYCDGAFSGFTDAHLNDPADFWGFKTNKMFILTQVGNHDALHYGNLVTYLRINGLEPSGGWF from the coding sequence ATGGCTCGCGTCGTGGTTCCCGTTGGCCTGGTATCTGTTTCGGTGTTGGCGTCCCTGGCCAACGCCCAGATCTCGCCAAACTTCCCCAATCCGATCGCAGCGCCGCAGCCGCTGACGATGACGTTATCCATTTTTCGTAGCAATATGCAGGACAAGATCATGAAGGCGGCGGACATGATGCCAGAGTCCAAGTACAGCTACCGGCCGACGAAGGAGGTTCGCTCGTTTGGCGAGATTGTGACTCATGTGGCGGATATTTCCTACTATTTGTGTTCAAACGCCAAGGGTGAAGCACTCACCGCCCCGGCTGCCGCGAAGGGTTCGAAGGCGGAGATCGTGGCCTACCTTAAAGGCTCGTTCAGCTATTGCGATGGCGCGTTCTCTGGTTTCACCGATGCGCACCTCAATGACCCGGCGGACTTCTGGGGCTTCAAGACGAACAAGATGTTCATTTTGACGCAAGTCGGAAATCATGACGCCTTGCATTATGGCAATCTCGTCACGTATCTGCGCATCAATGGCCTCGAGCCGTCCGGGGGCTGGTTTTGA
- a CDS encoding DNA polymerase ligase N-terminal domain-containing protein: MEGEAIRCAHRERAYAMKKHHATRLHYDLRLEWNGVLLSWALPEGPSCHAGELRRAIEMRDHRSEYLLFEGLHTTGPIMLWDRGTWEPHPESDDIERGLREGVLEFTLRGEKLKGDWTLTRMNSARNASRTIWTLCKQDDSFVDGRADKGILEEQANSVSTGRTMEEIVRDWTNPKDSHYRQAKFFE, translated from the coding sequence ATGGAAGGAGAAGCCATCCGTTGCGCTCATCGCGAGCGTGCCTATGCCATGAAAAAGCATCATGCGACGCGCCTACATTACGACCTCAGACTGGAGTGGAACGGAGTGTTGTTGAGTTGGGCCCTTCCAGAGGGGCCAAGTTGCCATGCCGGAGAGCTTCGTAGAGCCATCGAGATGAGGGATCACAGGAGTGAATACCTGCTGTTCGAAGGCCTGCATACGACGGGTCCCATTATGCTTTGGGATCGCGGAACGTGGGAACCTCATCCGGAATCCGACGATATCGAGCGCGGCTTGCGTGAGGGCGTCTTAGAATTTACGCTGCGCGGAGAAAAGCTGAAAGGTGACTGGACGCTTACCCGAATGAACAGCGCGAGAAATGCGTCGCGGACTATCTGGACTCTTTGTAAACAAGACGATTCGTTTGTCGATGGCCGTGCCGACAAGGGAATTTTGGAAGAACAGGCGAATAGTGTCAGCACAGGCAGGACAATGGAGGAAATTGTTCGAGATTGGACAAATCCCAAGGATAGCCACTATAGGCAAGCCAAATTCTTCGAGTAA
- a CDS encoding carbonic anhydrase codes for MKRTTRLLIAVLVLCVGSCIPATAQHEFTYNGDTGPGYWSDLESDFSACAPSPTGRQSPIDIDSVVLDPGLGGLNLILNKMAYTLINNGHTIQATPQEGGTLTIGSEIYTLSQFHFHTLSEHTVEGTHGVMELHAVFIDAKNNYVVIGMLYKIGKQSKFLGNLIAAGLPKLTTSAPVTVNKLDFEKAFTDTNRYYTYPGSLTTPPCTESVKWIVLKEWAELSSEQFEAFRTILGDDFRPLQERNKRVVRATVW; via the coding sequence ATGAAGCGTACGACGAGGCTGTTAATAGCTGTCCTTGTACTGTGTGTCGGCAGTTGCATCCCCGCAACCGCCCAACATGAATTCACCTACAACGGAGATACCGGCCCAGGGTATTGGTCCGATCTCGAAAGTGACTTTTCGGCTTGCGCTCCATCGCCAACGGGACGCCAGTCCCCTATCGATATTGACTCCGTGGTTCTAGACCCGGGGCTCGGCGGTCTGAACCTCATCCTTAATAAGATGGCATATACGTTGATCAACAACGGTCACACGATCCAGGCCACGCCCCAGGAGGGGGGAACACTGACGATCGGTAGCGAGATCTACACTCTCAGCCAATTTCACTTCCACACGCTCTCCGAACATACCGTGGAAGGAACGCATGGTGTGATGGAGCTTCATGCGGTATTCATCGATGCAAAGAACAATTATGTGGTCATTGGAATGTTGTATAAGATCGGCAAGCAAAGCAAATTCCTGGGGAATTTGATCGCCGCCGGTTTACCGAAACTAACCACATCCGCACCGGTAACAGTCAATAAACTTGATTTCGAAAAGGCTTTTACTGACACGAATAGGTATTACACCTATCCGGGATCCCTTACTACACCGCCCTGTACGGAGTCGGTGAAATGGATTGTCTTGAAGGAGTGGGCTGAATTGTCGTCGGAACAATTCGAAGCTTTTCGGACTATTCTGGGCGACGACTTTCGTCCATTGCAAGAGCGCAACAAACGCGTGGTACGGGCCACGGTATGGTAA